One region of Yersinia bercovieri ATCC 43970 genomic DNA includes:
- a CDS encoding phage portal protein: MADVTRLIAPGTDYRDIWYDNEYDHYTLPIDRLALAQLINLNGQHGGVIYARKNMVASDYQSGGLTHEEIEAAIFDYFTFGDVGILKIRNGWGNVIGLAPLPALYTRIRKSGEYVVLQEGEPLVYPENEVIFLKQYDPQQQVYGLPDYIGGIHSALLNSEAVIFRRRYYHNGAHTGGILYTSDPSMTDEVEEEIERQLADSKGIGNFSTILVNIPNGDPEAVKFIQMGDISAKDEFANVKNISAQDILNAHRFPAGLAGQIPENAAGLGDPEKARNTYRKDEISPVQRRFSAAISADPEIPAHLQLNFDAQIANSGAP, translated from the coding sequence TTGGCAGATGTAACCCGGCTGATAGCTCCGGGCACCGATTACCGCGATATCTGGTATGACAATGAGTATGACCATTACACCCTGCCGATTGACCGGCTGGCGCTGGCACAATTGATAAATCTTAATGGCCAACATGGCGGCGTGATTTATGCCCGTAAAAATATGGTGGCATCGGATTACCAAAGCGGTGGCCTGACCCATGAAGAGATTGAAGCCGCTATTTTTGATTATTTTACCTTTGGTGATGTGGGCATTCTGAAAATCCGTAATGGCTGGGGTAACGTCATTGGTCTGGCCCCCTTACCGGCGCTGTATACCCGTATCCGCAAAAGCGGTGAATACGTGGTATTGCAGGAGGGTGAACCTCTTGTTTACCCGGAAAATGAGGTCATTTTTCTCAAACAATACGACCCGCAACAACAGGTTTATGGCCTGCCGGATTATATCGGCGGTATCCACTCCGCATTGCTCAACAGTGAAGCGGTGATTTTCCGTCGCCGCTATTACCACAATGGGGCGCACACTGGCGGTATTTTATATACCAGTGACCCGTCAATGACCGATGAAGTGGAGGAAGAAATTGAACGCCAGCTAGCTGACAGCAAAGGGATTGGTAATTTCAGCACCATCTTGGTCAACATCCCGAACGGTGACCCGGAGGCGGTGAAATTCATTCAGATGGGGGATATCAGCGCCAAAGATGAGTTTGCCAATGTGAAAAATATCAGTGCGCAGGACATTCTCAATGCTCACCGCTTCCCGGCTGGGTTAGCCGGGCAGATACCGGAAAATGCGGCGGGTTTAGGTGATCCGGAAAAAGCGCGGAACACCTACCGAAAAGATGAAATTTCACCAGTACAACGGCGCTTTAGTGCAGCCATCAGTGCCGATCCAGAGATCCCGGCACATCTACAGCTAAATTTTGATGCACAAATAGCAAACTCAGGTGCACCATGA
- a CDS encoding ogr/Delta-like zinc finger family protein has product MRVMKVLCPECGGAAIIRKTNRKHRQISDLYCACNDVECGHTFVMNVTFSHTISPSAKTGDKLIKTVVDSMNPQQRQMMLSLLQGSASAAIGFDAAPNRG; this is encoded by the coding sequence ATGCGAGTGATGAAAGTTTTATGCCCCGAATGCGGTGGCGCAGCGATTATCCGAAAAACCAACCGTAAACACCGGCAAATTTCAGATTTATATTGCGCCTGCAATGATGTGGAGTGTGGTCATACTTTCGTGATGAATGTGACCTTTTCCCACACCATTAGCCCCAGCGCCAAGACCGGGGATAAGCTGATCAAAACCGTTGTCGATTCTATGAACCCACAGCAGCGACAAATGATGCTCAGCTTGTTGCAAGGTAGTGCATCTGCCGCCATTGGATTTGATGCTGCCCCCAATCGAGGATAG